The Paenibacillus wynnii DNA window TGCCCTATCCATATGATCCCCTATATCTACCAGCAGGACCGGATCCTCGCTGAGAACCCTCTGCTCAGTTATCACAGCAGCCACTGGGCTCATCATTTCAAAGTGGCTATGTATATCATTGGTGTGCATGATCGTCAGTCTTTGCGGCGCGGCCCTCATTTGTCATATCCCTCCCACCTGTTAAGCCACACCATAAAGCGGCAGCAAGTACTAATATCTTCTTAGCCAAGCATAACATTTTCAAGCTCATTATGGTATATTAGAGTCATTATAAAATAGCCCAGAGGTGAATAAGTATGCATATTACGATCCGTTTATTTGCTGGTCTGGCAGAGGTTATGGGTACGTCTTCCCTCTCTTTCAATGTCGAAGAGACGTCTATAACTGCTGGAAGACTGAAAGAACTTCTATCCGCCTCCTATCCGGATGCGGCATCTCAAATTTCTGTATCTCTAGTTGCCATTGACCACGAATATGCTCCCGAAGATTCTGATATTCCGGAAAAAGCTGAAATTGCCCTTATTCCCCCCGTTTCTGGAGGAGAAGCTTCCTCTATATACGAAAGTTCACCTGACGGACTCTATGAGGTAACGAATCAGGTGCTTTTAGCCGAAGATATACTTAATAAAGTGCTGGACACCAATCATGGAGCATCGCTGCTTTTTGTGGGTACAACCCGTGAAATGACCGGAGAGCAACATACAACAGCTCTTTTTTATGAAGCATACATACCCATGGCAATCTCCAAACTTCAGGAAATCGGCAAGGAGGTTCAAGAACGTTGGAACGCCCGTTGCGCAATAACGCACCGACTGGGTCTCGTTGGTCTTAAGGAGGCCAGTGTGATCATCGCAGTTTCCTCTCCCCATCGGGATACTTGTTATGAAGCCAGCCGATATGCGATCGAAAAGCTGAAGCAAATGGTACCGATTTGGAAGCAGGACATCAATGAAAAAGGGCATATCTGGAAAGGGTTTGAGGGTCAAACTGAAGGCTCTTCCAAGATGGAACCGTGACTTCTTAATCATTGAAAATATACCTATTTATTGCTAT harbors:
- a CDS encoding molybdenum cofactor biosynthesis protein MoaE, translated to MHITIRLFAGLAEVMGTSSLSFNVEETSITAGRLKELLSASYPDAASQISVSLVAIDHEYAPEDSDIPEKAEIALIPPVSGGEASSIYESSPDGLYEVTNQVLLAEDILNKVLDTNHGASLLFVGTTREMTGEQHTTALFYEAYIPMAISKLQEIGKEVQERWNARCAITHRLGLVGLKEASVIIAVSSPHRDTCYEASRYAIEKLKQMVPIWKQDINEKGHIWKGFEGQTEGSSKMEP